From the Halodesulfovibrio sp. genome, one window contains:
- a CDS encoding flagellar motor protein MotB produces MFDDRDDYAMEDDIGEELEGNGWLTTFADIVTLLLAFFVLLFSMSVIDQKQFTDSFLTVRQVFGGDDQNLLTSPVRQDDTAILESVRLQKQLIEAQRQVYSDMRTYLNQKGLEGQIGAVFDEGVITLRLPSVAMFENGKVTLRRDGIKLLEQMRQLFLKNKTQVINIKGYTDDLQPSASSRYRDNWEISALRAVNVLRYYIEHGIEPQRLTATGLADLDPIMPNINEANRAQNRRVEFVFERRVGK; encoded by the coding sequence ATGTTCGACGATAGAGATGATTATGCAATGGAAGATGATATTGGCGAGGAGTTAGAAGGCAATGGTTGGCTTACAACCTTTGCGGATATTGTAACCTTGCTGCTTGCCTTCTTTGTATTGCTGTTTTCTATGTCAGTCATTGACCAGAAACAGTTTACGGACTCTTTTTTAACTGTCCGGCAAGTATTTGGTGGTGATGACCAGAACCTGCTTACATCACCAGTCAGACAAGATGACACCGCTATTTTAGAATCTGTCCGGTTACAGAAACAGCTTATTGAAGCACAGCGGCAAGTGTATTCCGATATGCGAACATACCTCAACCAGAAAGGGTTAGAAGGGCAGATCGGGGCTGTTTTTGATGAAGGGGTTATTACGTTACGACTTCCATCTGTCGCTATGTTTGAAAACGGAAAGGTTACTTTGCGGCGTGATGGCATTAAATTATTAGAACAAATGCGCCAGTTGTTTTTGAAAAACAAAACTCAGGTTATCAACATTAAAGGATACACTGATGACTTGCAGCCAAGTGCTTCAAGCCGATACAGAGATAACTGGGAAATATCAGCATTGCGTGCGGTCAATGTTCTGCGCTACTATATTGAGCATGGTATCGAGCCTCAACGATTAACAGCAACAGGGCTTGCTGATCTTGATCCGATCATGCCAAATATTAATGAAGCAAATAGAGCGCAGAATAGAAGAGTTGAATTTGTTTTTGAAAGACGGGTAGGCAAGTAG
- a CDS encoding motility protein A: MDIATLLGVVVGFALVSGAIFMGGSVGDFINIPGAMIVLGGSGAAIFVTFPLEEVAFAIGSVVKVFASRRTKVSEVVNTMVRIAEISRREGLIALENIKTESPLLKKACQLIADNADPDIIHDTLKIEILSMKRRQNIAIAVFNRLGAVAPAFGMIGTLIGLVQMLAHLDDPTSIGPAMAVALLTTFYGALLANLLFLPMAGKLKARTLQEEIQLNVIFEGAKCILENNNPRLVYEKLSSFISPEDRKDVRR; this comes from the coding sequence ATGGATATTGCAACTCTTCTCGGGGTCGTTGTTGGTTTTGCTCTTGTCTCTGGCGCCATTTTTATGGGGGGAAGTGTTGGTGACTTTATTAACATACCGGGTGCAATGATTGTACTTGGTGGATCAGGTGCTGCTATTTTTGTAACATTTCCATTGGAAGAAGTGGCATTTGCTATTGGAAGTGTTGTAAAGGTGTTCGCGTCTCGCCGTACTAAGGTTTCAGAGGTTGTGAACACTATGGTTCGTATTGCGGAAATCAGCCGCCGCGAAGGGCTTATTGCTCTGGAAAATATTAAAACAGAAAGTCCACTGCTGAAAAAAGCATGTCAGCTTATTGCAGACAATGCAGATCCGGACATTATTCATGACACGCTGAAAATCGAAATTCTGTCCATGAAGCGTAGACAGAATATCGCAATTGCGGTTTTTAACCGGCTTGGAGCTGTCGCACCAGCATTCGGGATGATTGGTACTCTGATCGGTCTTGTTCAGATGCTGGCACACCTTGATGATCCTACAAGTATCGGACCTGCAATGGCTGTTGCGTTGCTTACAACTTTTTATGGTGCGCTGTTAGCCAACCTTCTTTTCCTTCCAATGGCTGGTAAGCTTAAAGCCAGAACTCTTCAGGAAGAAATTCAGCTGAATGTTATCTTTGAGGGTGCAAAGTGTATTCTCGAAAACAACAACCCTCGTTTAGTATACGAAAAATTAAGTTCCTTTATCTCTCCGGAGGACAGAAAAGATGTTCGACGATAG
- a CDS encoding purine-nucleoside phosphorylase, which translates to MQSLNKVHNAVQSIKELAKNDFYPQIGIALGTGLGDFINEIAITETISYDDIVDFPHSTVKSHAGQFVFGTIANVPVVVQQGRNHLYEGYSPAEVSMGVRVMAQLGITTYIATNAAGCLVPQWDAGSLMAITDHINFTGRTPLSGNNVDEWGPRFPDMSQAYDPQLIACAMEEAAKLGIRLERGIYAGVHGPQMETPAETRMYKHLGADAVGMSTVMEVIAARHLGLKVLGISCLTNKNLPDCMEDVPLDEIIRTANKAGANLSALLQAIIAKQC; encoded by the coding sequence ATGCAAAGTTTAAATAAAGTACATAACGCCGTACAGTCAATCAAAGAGCTTGCAAAAAACGATTTTTATCCACAAATCGGCATTGCGCTCGGCACAGGTCTTGGTGATTTTATAAACGAAATAGCTATAACCGAGACCATTTCCTATGACGACATTGTCGACTTCCCGCATTCAACAGTAAAATCGCATGCAGGACAGTTTGTTTTCGGCACAATTGCCAATGTACCTGTAGTCGTTCAACAGGGAAGAAACCACCTGTACGAGGGCTACTCTCCTGCTGAAGTAAGCATGGGTGTACGAGTTATGGCGCAGCTTGGCATCACGACATATATTGCAACCAATGCTGCTGGCTGTCTTGTTCCCCAATGGGATGCAGGCAGCCTGATGGCGATTACTGACCATATTAACTTTACAGGCCGTACACCGCTTTCCGGAAACAACGTTGACGAATGGGGACCACGTTTTCCTGATATGAGTCAGGCATACGATCCGCAGCTTATTGCCTGTGCAATGGAAGAAGCTGCCAAGCTCGGTATCCGCCTCGAACGTGGAATCTACGCCGGAGTACACGGTCCGCAGATGGAAACACCTGCTGAAACCCGAATGTACAAACATCTCGGAGCTGATGCCGTAGGCATGTCTACCGTAATGGAAGTTATTGCCGCGCGCCATCTCGGGCTAAAAGTTCTTGGCATATCCTGCCTGACAAACAAGAACCTTCCCGATTGTATGGAAGACGTACCACTGGATGAAATTATCCGCACAGCAAACAAAGCGGGTGCCAACCTCTCTGCGCTTTTGCAGGCAATTATCGCCAAACAGTGCTAA